In a genomic window of Alteromonas gilva:
- a CDS encoding MBL fold metallo-hydrolase → MPVTNRLSGVFAGVLLFGCTASASDFDVVPLGVQGGLNEANLSSYLVSVAAKNQFLALDAGTLSSGIDSAFARNAFAEVAWQSGSPYSAKGQLLRDHIKGYAISHAHVDHIAGLAINATDDAKKPLYGFSDTLNKLRDHLFNWQLWPNFADQGAEFALAKYRYQPLSAGTPVNLDELGMRLTAYPLSHSGSSLSAAFLLQHNNAALLYLGDTGPDSIEKGQQLYAVWQQVAPLVKQNQLKALFIESSYPNSRPDDKLYGHLTPRYVLQELTVLASLVNPEHPDIALKGLKVVITHIKPSYLKSENSQTIIQRELTRANNLGVEFVFAQQGELLHF, encoded by the coding sequence ATGCCTGTTACCAATCGTTTATCCGGCGTTTTCGCCGGCGTCCTGCTGTTTGGCTGCACCGCTAGCGCGAGTGACTTTGACGTTGTACCGCTGGGCGTTCAGGGCGGCTTAAACGAAGCCAACCTATCCAGTTACCTGGTGTCTGTGGCAGCTAAAAATCAGTTTTTGGCGCTGGATGCTGGCACCCTGAGTAGCGGTATAGACAGCGCCTTTGCACGTAATGCGTTTGCCGAAGTTGCATGGCAAAGCGGCTCCCCTTACAGCGCCAAAGGGCAATTGCTGCGGGATCACATTAAAGGTTACGCCATTTCTCACGCGCACGTTGATCATATTGCCGGCCTTGCTATTAACGCCACTGACGATGCTAAAAAACCGTTGTATGGCTTCTCTGATACCCTCAACAAGCTTCGCGACCACCTGTTTAACTGGCAGTTGTGGCCCAATTTTGCTGATCAGGGGGCAGAATTTGCGTTGGCAAAATATCGCTATCAGCCGTTGTCTGCTGGTACACCCGTAAACTTAGATGAGCTGGGTATGCGCCTGACCGCTTATCCGCTGAGTCATTCCGGGAGCTCATTGTCGGCGGCGTTTTTACTACAACACAACAATGCTGCATTGTTGTATCTGGGTGATACCGGCCCTGACAGTATCGAAAAAGGCCAGCAACTTTATGCCGTATGGCAGCAGGTGGCGCCACTGGTTAAACAAAACCAGTTAAAAGCACTGTTTATTGAAAGCTCATACCCCAACAGCCGGCCAGACGATAAACTATATGGTCACCTGACACCACGTTATGTGCTGCAAGAACTGACCGTGCTTGCCAGTTTGGTTAATCCGGAGCATCCGGACATCGCACTAAAGGGCCTTAAAGTGGTGATTACCCATATTAAACCCTCCTACCTTAAGAGCGAAAATAGCCAGACTATCATTCAGCGCGAACTCACCCGTGCAAACAATCTGGGGGTTGAGTTTGTGTTTGCGCAGCAAGGTGAGCTTTTACACTTTTAA
- the rpiA gene encoding ribose-5-phosphate isomerase RpiA, producing MDQNAKKQAVGRAAVKYVEPDTIIGVGTGSTVNHFIDALADIKHQIAGAVSSSVASTERLKALGIEVFELNDVDSLSVYVDGADEVTEHKHMIKGGGAALTQEKIVSAVAKTFVCIVDDSKEVGVLGKFPLPVEVIPMARSYVARELVKLGGDPEYRQGVVTDNGNVILDVHNLEILDPVAMEKAINNIPGVVTNGIFGIRGADVVLVATEGGVATR from the coding sequence ATGGATCAAAATGCCAAGAAGCAGGCGGTTGGCCGCGCTGCAGTAAAATATGTAGAACCCGACACCATCATTGGCGTAGGCACGGGCTCAACGGTAAATCATTTTATTGATGCCCTGGCAGATATTAAGCATCAGATTGCCGGTGCCGTATCCAGTTCAGTGGCTTCAACTGAACGTCTTAAAGCCCTCGGTATCGAAGTATTTGAACTCAACGATGTAGATAGCCTGTCTGTGTATGTTGATGGTGCCGATGAAGTCACTGAGCACAAACACATGATCAAAGGCGGTGGCGCTGCGCTCACGCAGGAGAAAATCGTCTCTGCGGTGGCTAAAACCTTTGTGTGTATTGTTGATGACAGCAAAGAAGTTGGCGTATTAGGTAAATTTCCTTTACCGGTAGAGGTAATTCCCATGGCGCGCTCTTATGTTGCCCGTGAGCTGGTTAAACTTGGCGGCGATCCTGAGTACCGCCAGGGTGTGGTCACCGATAACGGCAATGTGATTCTGGATGTACATAACCTGGAAATCTTAGATCCGGTCGCAATGGAAAAAGCCATTAATAATATTCCCGGCGTGGTAACCAACGGTATTTTTGGTATCCGGGGTGCCGATGTTGTGCTGGTAGCAACAGAAGGTGGCGTAGCGACACGGTAA
- a CDS encoding FAD-dependent monooxygenase encodes MYQADVAIVGAGIVGLALARALKDTPLSVVVLDSSPITKPLSEQPELRVSAINAANQAVLQDLGVWSELDSERLSCYRQMQVWDQDSFGRIEFSSEEMGTSELGHIIENQSLVNALYSQVSAQQNVQVLAATQISKVLSGQAETMLMLDNDDVVSCRLLVGADGANSAIRKYGKFPLTFKDYEHTAIVATIHTEQPHAHIARQVFTPDGPLALLPLSDPHLCSIVWSQNRERADALLGLSNNDFANALRVAIDGDVGGITVQSARMHFPLTMRYARQWLSDGLVIIGDAAHTIHPLAGQGANLGLQDAFALAECLSDLCAAQTAFYEARHLRPFERARKAEAMKMIAAMEGFKQLFAGNNRLKKLIRGVGMCTADAIPGVKQRFITQAMGW; translated from the coding sequence ATGTATCAGGCTGATGTCGCCATTGTGGGCGCAGGAATAGTAGGGCTGGCTCTCGCGCGAGCATTAAAGGATACACCCTTGTCGGTGGTGGTACTCGATAGCTCACCCATTACCAAGCCGCTTTCTGAGCAGCCCGAATTGCGTGTTTCGGCGATTAATGCAGCGAACCAGGCGGTACTGCAGGATCTCGGGGTGTGGAGCGAACTGGACAGCGAACGGCTGAGTTGCTATCGCCAGATGCAGGTCTGGGATCAGGATAGTTTTGGCCGTATAGAGTTTAGCAGCGAGGAAATGGGCACCTCAGAACTGGGGCATATTATTGAAAACCAGTCATTGGTGAATGCCCTATACAGCCAGGTGAGTGCGCAGCAAAATGTACAGGTGTTGGCGGCCACGCAAATTAGCAAGGTGTTGTCGGGCCAGGCTGAAACCATGCTCATGCTGGATAATGACGATGTGGTGTCATGTCGCCTGTTAGTGGGCGCTGATGGCGCAAATTCGGCCATTCGTAAGTACGGCAAGTTTCCCCTTACCTTTAAAGACTATGAGCATACTGCCATTGTGGCGACCATCCATACCGAACAGCCCCATGCGCACATTGCGCGCCAGGTATTTACGCCCGACGGGCCGCTGGCTTTATTGCCGCTGAGCGATCCGCATTTATGTTCTATTGTGTGGTCGCAAAACCGTGAGCGCGCCGATGCTTTGTTAGGGCTGTCGAACAACGATTTTGCCAACGCCTTACGCGTGGCCATTGATGGCGATGTGGGCGGTATTACCGTGCAAAGTGCGCGCATGCATTTTCCGTTGACCATGCGTTACGCCCGGCAGTGGTTAAGTGACGGACTGGTGATTATTGGTGACGCTGCCCACACTATTCATCCGCTGGCCGGACAGGGCGCTAACCTGGGCCTGCAAGATGCCTTTGCACTGGCTGAATGTTTGTCTGACCTCTGTGCTGCGCAGACGGCGTTTTATGAAGCCCGTCACTTACGGCCCTTTGAACGGGCCCGTAAAGCAGAAGCGATGAAAATGATTGCCGCCATGGAAGGGTTTAAGCAACTATTTGCTGGCAATAACCGCCTTAAAAAGTTGATCCGGGGCGTGGGAATGTGCACTGCCGATGCGATTCCCGGTGTAAAGCAACGTTTTATTACCCAGGCCATGGGCTGGTAA
- a CDS encoding nucleoside hydrolase, which translates to MTHKIILDTDPGIDDAMAIFFAFQHPDIEVLGLTTVYGNIPVAMAARNALTLCDVAGRQDIPVTKGVAMPWVGPESEYAHFVHGDDGFGNINYPPSTRELDSRDSAQFIVDKARQHPGEITLVAIGPLGNIAMALRLEPDLPKLVKGISIMGGAAFVPGNVTPVAEANIWNDAHAADIVFSADWEVKMFGLDVTLFAPTDPEFVNILAAKNPTLGGFVQQASQFYIDFYSQNRDEKVCFFHDAFPLAQLVAPELFEFTRGNIRISTDDLNRGQTIVAPPGTTASPLWTEAPFVQAATGVKHDELFQLFIDTYAL; encoded by the coding sequence ATGACACATAAGATTATTTTAGACACGGATCCCGGCATCGACGACGCCATGGCTATCTTTTTTGCGTTTCAGCACCCAGACATCGAAGTGTTGGGTCTGACCACTGTTTATGGCAACATTCCGGTTGCTATGGCTGCCCGTAATGCCTTAACCCTGTGTGATGTTGCCGGGCGTCAGGATATTCCGGTTACCAAAGGGGTGGCGATGCCATGGGTGGGTCCGGAGTCGGAATACGCGCACTTTGTGCATGGCGATGATGGCTTTGGCAATATCAATTATCCGCCTTCTACCCGCGAGCTGGACTCGCGTGACTCAGCGCAATTTATTGTCGATAAGGCCCGACAGCATCCGGGCGAAATTACCCTGGTTGCCATTGGCCCGCTGGGCAATATTGCTATGGCACTGCGACTGGAGCCTGACCTGCCCAAGCTGGTAAAAGGTATCAGTATTATGGGTGGCGCAGCCTTTGTTCCGGGTAATGTTACCCCGGTTGCCGAAGCCAATATCTGGAATGACGCGCACGCCGCCGATATTGTGTTTTCAGCCGACTGGGAAGTAAAAATGTTTGGCCTGGATGTCACCTTATTTGCGCCAACGGATCCTGAGTTTGTTAACATCCTCGCTGCAAAGAACCCCACCCTGGGCGGATTTGTGCAGCAGGCGTCACAGTTTTATATCGACTTCTACTCACAAAACCGCGACGAAAAAGTGTGTTTCTTTCACGATGCGTTCCCATTAGCGCAACTGGTGGCGCCGGAACTCTTTGAGTTTACCCGCGGCAATATTCGCATTTCCACCGACGACTTAAATCGCGGTCAGACCATTGTTGCGCCGCCGGGTACCACAGCCAGCCCACTCTGGACCGAAGCCCCCTTTGTGCAGGCTGCTACTGGCGTGAAGCACGACGAACTGTTCCAACTGTTTATCGATACCTACGCCCTTTAA
- the serA gene encoding phosphoglycerate dehydrogenase, whose protein sequence is MSKFSLSKDKIKILLLEGVHQSALETLQSNGYTNIEYLKTSLPEDELIEKIKDVHFVGLRSRTHISEKVVEAASKLVAVGCFCIGTNQVDLKATQARGIPVFNAPFSNTRSVAELVLGQLILLLRRIPQKNAQAHRGGWDKSAEGSYEARGKTLGIVGYGHIGTQLSILAEHLGMKVRFFDIEDKLVLGNSEQVKTLNELLAMSDVVSLHVPETVQTKDLIGKAELAQMKPGSILINASRGTVVDIDALADALESGHIGGAAIDVFPVEPKSNNEEFESPLRKFDNVILTPHVGGSTQEAQQNIGIEVAGKLAKYSDNGSTLSAVNFPEVSLPENVKRSRLLHIHENRPGVLTQINQAFAQKGINIEAQYLQTNAEIGYVVIDVEADKADEALSELMQISGTIKTRVLH, encoded by the coding sequence ATGAGCAAATTTTCATTATCTAAAGATAAAATCAAAATCTTACTGCTGGAAGGTGTACACCAAAGCGCCTTGGAAACCCTGCAGTCGAACGGTTATACCAATATCGAGTATTTAAAAACCTCGCTGCCCGAAGATGAATTAATTGAAAAAATTAAAGACGTGCATTTTGTTGGTCTGCGTTCGCGTACTCATATCAGTGAGAAAGTGGTTGAAGCAGCCAGTAAACTGGTGGCTGTGGGTTGCTTTTGTATAGGCACCAATCAGGTAGATTTAAAAGCCACTCAGGCCCGTGGTATTCCGGTATTCAATGCGCCCTTCTCAAATACCCGTTCAGTGGCTGAACTGGTGCTGGGTCAGTTAATTTTATTGTTACGCCGGATCCCGCAAAAAAATGCGCAAGCGCATCGTGGTGGCTGGGATAAAAGCGCGGAAGGTTCATATGAGGCGCGTGGCAAAACACTGGGTATCGTTGGCTATGGCCACATTGGTACGCAATTGTCGATACTGGCAGAGCACCTGGGTATGAAAGTGCGGTTCTTCGACATCGAAGATAAACTGGTGCTGGGTAATTCTGAACAGGTTAAGACCCTTAACGAACTCTTAGCCATGTCTGACGTTGTCTCCTTACACGTGCCTGAAACCGTGCAAACCAAGGATCTTATTGGTAAAGCCGAACTTGCTCAAATGAAGCCCGGCAGTATCTTAATTAATGCCTCACGGGGAACCGTTGTTGATATTGACGCGCTGGCCGACGCGTTAGAATCGGGTCACATTGGCGGCGCCGCTATCGATGTATTCCCGGTTGAGCCAAAATCAAACAACGAAGAGTTTGAGTCGCCACTGCGTAAATTCGACAATGTGATATTAACGCCACACGTAGGCGGCAGTACGCAGGAAGCGCAGCAAAATATCGGTATTGAAGTAGCGGGTAAGCTGGCGAAATACAGCGACAACGGCTCAACATTGTCGGCGGTTAATTTCCCTGAGGTGTCGTTACCTGAAAACGTAAAACGTTCACGGTTACTGCATATTCACGAAAACCGTCCGGGCGTATTAACTCAAATCAACCAGGCGTTTGCTCAAAAAGGCATCAACATTGAAGCGCAGTACCTGCAAACCAACGCCGAAATTGGTTATGTGGTGATTGATGTCGAAGCCGACAAAGCTGATGAAGCCCTGTCTGAACTCATGCAAATCAGCGGCACCATTAAAACCCGCGTCCTGCATTGA
- a CDS encoding UPF0149 family protein, whose protein sequence is MTTDFDTLTQCLTDNEMVVDGAEIHGMMCGMLCGGMALSEQHWMVVLQDTMNQGEPLAEPVVKQLQTLFNQTCQQLVDGQYGLQLILPDDSQPINDRGLGLINWVQGFMAGFGLYQQKLSNCSDEVREALEDFSDIARMEEPMTDDEESEQALLEVMEYVRISALLCFNELGQSLLEDQQDSPSVH, encoded by the coding sequence ATGACCACCGATTTCGACACTTTAACTCAATGCCTCACCGACAATGAAATGGTTGTCGATGGCGCTGAAATTCATGGCATGATGTGCGGTATGTTGTGTGGCGGAATGGCTCTTAGCGAGCAGCATTGGATGGTTGTGTTGCAGGACACCATGAACCAGGGCGAGCCGCTTGCTGAGCCTGTGGTCAAACAACTACAAACGCTGTTTAACCAAACCTGTCAACAGCTGGTCGATGGCCAGTATGGTTTGCAACTTATCCTGCCGGACGATTCGCAGCCCATCAATGACCGTGGCCTGGGCCTCATCAACTGGGTGCAGGGATTTATGGCCGGTTTTGGTTTATACCAGCAAAAACTCAGTAATTGCTCCGATGAAGTTCGCGAAGCGCTGGAGGATTTCTCCGATATCGCCCGCATGGAAGAACCCATGACCGACGATGAAGAGTCTGAACAGGCACTGCTCGAAGTGATGGAGTACGTGCGCATTTCGGCCTTACTGTGCTTTAATGAACTTGGCCAGTCTTTGCTGGAAGATCAGCAGGACTCACCGTCGGTTCACTAG
- a CDS encoding 5-formyltetrahydrofolate cyclo-ligase, producing MTINAPRSALTSRQQLRKALRERRRALSDTAQQHAATAVCQQLFTMFTSQTRRVAGYLANDGEIMLGPTLAACHQQTIAVSLPLLHPFTGKHLLFQNYTPTTPMTANRFGIHEPELNSTQIRLLHEHDMLLMPLVGFDARGNRLGMGGGFYDRTLAHVYRLKRRPLLVGIAHDCQQVDTLPVQSWDIPLDCIVTPGQIITLSLNI from the coding sequence ATGACCATTAACGCTCCTCGATCTGCTCTAACCAGCCGTCAGCAATTGCGCAAAGCCCTCCGCGAGCGTCGTCGCGCGCTTAGCGACACGGCCCAACAGCACGCAGCAACGGCGGTGTGCCAACAATTGTTCACCATGTTTACCAGCCAAACCCGCCGTGTTGCGGGATATTTAGCAAATGATGGTGAAATAATGCTGGGCCCTACCCTGGCGGCGTGTCACCAGCAGACAATAGCGGTATCGCTGCCATTATTGCACCCCTTTACCGGCAAGCATTTATTGTTTCAAAACTACACACCCACTACCCCAATGACAGCCAACCGGTTTGGTATTCACGAGCCTGAATTAAACTCGACCCAGATCCGGTTACTGCACGAACATGACATGTTGTTAATGCCGTTAGTCGGTTTTGATGCCAGGGGTAACCGCCTGGGCATGGGCGGAGGGTTTTACGACCGCACCTTAGCCCATGTGTATCGTCTTAAAAGGCGTCCGCTATTGGTGGGAATAGCCCATGACTGCCAGCAGGTTGATACGTTGCCTGTGCAAAGCTGGGACATTCCTCTGGATTGTATCGTGACGCCCGGCCAAATTATTACCTTGTCACTAAACATTTGA
- the pepP gene encoding Xaa-Pro aminopeptidase, which translates to MLNAKQYRQRQTRLLRRMPPNSIMLVPAAQLVTRSRDTEYVFRQHSDFWYLTGFNEPEAWLLLSNHERYGGDYRVMVCLAKDPHTEIWQGRRLGPEQAAETFKLDEAYPTDALSELLPEWLDGHEALYFAQGECDFADEVVFTALATLRDAPKQNRAPQQLIDSRPLLHTMRMLKSRDEIEVMRTAAEISARAHCRAMQFAQPGCFEYQLEAELHHEFAMAGARQPAYGTIVGGGENACILHYTENSDEIMDGTLILIDAGAEYNGYAADITRTFPVNGTFSAPQAELYQLVLDAQLAALNEIKAGVTLPDVTQVVIGVITEGLCKLGLISDSVEEALAAQHWRRFFMHGLGHYLGLDVHDVGDYVHNGEPLPLQTGMVITVEPGIYIPNDTDIAPQYRGIGIRIEDNIVITNDGYDMLTGGVPKTIADIEALMAQRTV; encoded by the coding sequence ATGCTCAACGCCAAACAGTATCGCCAGCGGCAAACCCGTCTACTTCGTCGTATGCCGCCAAACAGCATAATGTTAGTACCCGCGGCGCAGCTTGTGACGCGCAGCCGCGACACAGAATATGTATTTCGCCAACACAGTGACTTTTGGTATTTAACCGGCTTTAATGAGCCAGAGGCGTGGTTGTTATTGTCGAACCACGAACGCTACGGTGGTGATTACCGGGTCATGGTGTGTTTAGCCAAAGATCCGCACACGGAGATATGGCAGGGGCGTCGCCTTGGACCGGAGCAGGCGGCAGAAACCTTTAAACTCGACGAAGCTTACCCCACCGATGCGCTGAGCGAGCTGTTACCCGAATGGCTGGATGGCCACGAGGCACTTTATTTTGCGCAGGGCGAGTGTGACTTTGCTGATGAAGTGGTGTTTACCGCGTTAGCGACGTTGCGTGACGCACCTAAACAAAATCGTGCGCCCCAACAACTTATCGACAGTCGTCCCCTGTTACATACCATGCGTATGCTTAAATCCCGTGATGAAATTGAAGTGATGCGCACAGCCGCCGAGATTTCAGCACGAGCCCATTGCCGGGCAATGCAGTTTGCCCAACCGGGGTGTTTTGAATATCAGCTTGAAGCCGAGCTACACCATGAATTTGCCATGGCAGGTGCGCGCCAGCCCGCCTACGGCACCATTGTGGGGGGCGGCGAAAACGCCTGTATTTTGCACTATACCGAAAATAGTGATGAGATTATGGACGGCACATTGATCCTGATCGATGCGGGCGCAGAATATAATGGCTATGCTGCCGATATTACCCGCACGTTTCCGGTTAATGGTACCTTCAGCGCGCCGCAGGCCGAGCTTTACCAACTGGTGCTCGATGCACAACTGGCGGCGCTCAATGAGATTAAAGCCGGCGTTACCCTGCCCGATGTGACTCAGGTCGTGATTGGTGTGATAACCGAGGGTTTGTGTAAACTGGGGCTGATTAGCGACAGCGTGGAAGAAGCCCTGGCGGCACAACATTGGCGACGCTTTTTTATGCACGGCCTGGGTCATTATCTGGGGTTAGATGTACACGATGTGGGGGATTACGTGCACAACGGCGAACCTCTGCCGCTGCAAACCGGCATGGTGATTACCGTTGAACCAGGTATTTATATTCCAAACGATACGGATATTGCGCCGCAATATCGTGGCATTGGTATCCGTATTGAAGATAATATTGTGATTACCAACGACGGCTATGACATGCTCACCGGTGGTGTGCCCAAAACCATTGCTGACATCGAAGCATTAATGGCACAGCGCACAGTATAG
- a CDS encoding ribokinase: MAIINFGSVNIDHVYQVDHFVNPGETIASQDYQQLLGGKGANQSIALAAAGADVKHVGKINQSDSAFKQTLIKHGIDCQFLQCVESPSGHAIIQVIPSGENAIVLFGGANQEIGSKDILHALDKTRPSDWVLTQNETSGLAEMLQLAKEKKLRVAFNPAPMSESVKSLPHECIDLLVVNEVEAAELSGEHELDAIIAHFKTKWSHAEVIITLGKAGVIMLKNNETIQVDAFIVDAVDTTAAGDTFIGYFLAAYSQHADARQALKRGCAASAISVTRMGAAQSIPAVKDVDRFLAKYTK; this comes from the coding sequence ATGGCAATAATAAACTTCGGTTCGGTAAACATTGACCACGTCTATCAGGTAGATCACTTTGTTAACCCGGGCGAAACCATCGCCTCACAGGATTATCAGCAACTACTTGGTGGTAAAGGGGCCAATCAGTCAATTGCCCTGGCAGCCGCTGGCGCCGACGTCAAACACGTTGGCAAAATCAACCAGTCCGACAGCGCCTTTAAACAAACACTCATTAAACACGGTATCGACTGTCAGTTTTTACAGTGTGTAGAAAGCCCCTCTGGCCACGCTATTATTCAGGTTATCCCCTCCGGCGAAAATGCCATTGTGTTATTTGGTGGTGCTAATCAGGAAATTGGCAGTAAAGATATTCTCCATGCGCTGGATAAAACCCGGCCGAGCGACTGGGTACTTACCCAAAACGAAACCAGTGGCTTAGCAGAGATGTTGCAACTGGCCAAAGAAAAAAAACTCCGTGTGGCATTTAATCCGGCGCCCATGAGCGAGTCGGTTAAATCACTGCCCCATGAATGTATCGATTTATTGGTGGTTAACGAGGTTGAAGCCGCTGAGCTAAGCGGCGAACACGAACTCGATGCTATTATTGCCCACTTTAAAACCAAGTGGTCACATGCCGAAGTCATTATTACGCTGGGCAAAGCCGGTGTCATCATGCTTAAGAACAATGAAACCATTCAGGTTGACGCCTTTATTGTGGACGCAGTTGACACCACTGCCGCCGGCGATACCTTTATAGGCTATTTTTTAGCTGCATACAGCCAGCATGCCGATGCACGTCAGGCGTTAAAGCGCGGCTGTGCGGCATCAGCAATATCGGTCACCCGCATGGGCGCTGCGCAGTCTATTCCGGCTGTGAAAGACGTTGACCGGTTTTTGGCAAAATATACTAAATAG
- the ubiH gene encoding 2-octaprenyl-6-methoxyphenyl hydroxylase, with the protein MKHSDIVIVGGGAVGATLARSLVNEGRHSVTLIDANRFSHESTTHPGFDARVIALAKRSEQALRALGINLSKAHATPIEHILVSDQGFAGQTRLHASDYQLDSFGQVVSIQALGQQLFPAQLPGLTLLEGITVEQAEQQPQQVHLKLSDGGELSAKLVVVADGGRSALTGQLGFTRSHKDYGQSAVIANLRMSELHQGWAHERFTANGPLALLPFADDTTPEHGGCCYSLVWTLSHDEAQAALTWSQAEFITRLQQHIGYRHGVIRQVSNRYCYPLTLQQTQAFTTHRAVVVGNSAQTLHPIAGQGFNLGLRDVLDLVEVLGTAEDAGAFSALNAYQAARQRDKNLTIGLTDALVTVFSNRLTPLVAGRNLGLLAMEFCKPLSQRFVQQTMGYGNAAAPLISK; encoded by the coding sequence GTGAAACACTCGGATATTGTGATTGTAGGCGGTGGTGCCGTGGGTGCAACACTGGCCCGAAGTCTGGTCAACGAGGGACGACACAGCGTGACACTTATCGACGCCAATCGATTTAGTCATGAGTCCACGACGCACCCTGGTTTTGACGCCCGGGTAATTGCCCTGGCCAAACGCAGCGAGCAGGCTTTACGCGCGCTGGGTATAAACTTAAGCAAAGCCCATGCAACGCCTATCGAGCATATTCTGGTATCTGATCAGGGGTTTGCAGGGCAAACCCGCTTACATGCAAGTGATTATCAGCTCGATAGCTTTGGTCAGGTAGTGAGCATTCAGGCACTGGGTCAACAGTTGTTTCCGGCGCAGCTGCCAGGTTTAACTTTGCTTGAAGGCATCACCGTAGAGCAGGCTGAGCAGCAGCCGCAACAGGTACACCTGAAACTTAGCGATGGCGGTGAGCTGTCGGCAAAATTAGTGGTGGTAGCCGATGGCGGGCGCTCAGCATTAACCGGCCAGCTGGGTTTTACCCGCAGCCACAAAGACTACGGGCAGTCGGCAGTGATTGCTAATCTGCGCATGAGCGAGCTCCATCAAGGCTGGGCGCACGAACGCTTTACCGCAAATGGCCCGCTGGCACTCTTGCCGTTTGCCGATGACACCACGCCGGAACATGGCGGGTGTTGTTATTCGTTGGTGTGGACACTTTCGCACGACGAAGCGCAAGCGGCACTTACCTGGTCGCAAGCTGAGTTTATAACGCGCCTGCAACAACACATAGGCTATCGCCACGGTGTCATCAGACAGGTCAGTAACCGGTATTGTTACCCGCTCACTTTGCAACAAACGCAGGCGTTTACCACGCACCGGGCCGTGGTGGTCGGCAACAGCGCGCAAACGCTGCATCCTATTGCCGGACAAGGTTTTAATCTGGGGCTGCGTGATGTGCTGGACCTGGTTGAGGTGCTTGGCACGGCCGAAGACGCGGGCGCATTCAGTGCGCTTAATGCCTATCAGGCAGCGCGCCAACGCGATAAAAACCTGACTATCGGCCTTACCGATGCGCTGGTGACGGTGTTTTCTAATCGCTTAACGCCATTGGTTGCAGGACGTAACCTGGGCTTGCTGGCGATGGAATTTTGCAAACCTCTGTCACAGCGTTTTGTGCAGCAAACTATGGGTTACGGCAATGCTGCCGCGCCATTAATTTCCAAATAA